The following are encoded in a window of Syngnathus scovelli strain Florida chromosome 4, RoL_Ssco_1.2, whole genome shotgun sequence genomic DNA:
- the eif3m gene encoding eukaryotic translation initiation factor 3 subunit M: protein MSVPAFIDITEDDQASELRAFLKSKGAEISEENSEGGLHVDLAQIIEACDVCLKDDDKDVESVMNSIVSLLLILDTEKQEALIESLCEKLVKFHEGERPTLRMQLLSNLFHGMDENAPVRYTVLCSLTKVAAACNAIAFIPTDLDQVAKWIVDWNLNTEKKHTLLRLVYEALVDCKKSEAAAKVMVELLGSYTEDNASQARVDAHRCIVRALKDPNTFLFDHLLTLKPVRFLEGELIHDLLTIFVSAKLAAYVKFYQNNKDFIDSLGLSHEQNMAKMRLLTFMGMAVEFKEISFDTMQQELLIGADDVEAFVIDAVRTKMICCKIDQTQQKVVVSHSTHRTFGKQQWQQLFDSLSSWKANLATVKTSLQTLSPSA, encoded by the exons atgagcGTCCCGGCATTCATCGATATAACGGAAGACGACCAG GCGTCCGAGTTGAGAGCTTTCCTCAAGTCTAAAGGAGCTGAAATCTCCGAGGAGAACTCTGAAGGTGGACTTCACGTAGACCTGGCTCAGATCATCGAGGCCTGTGATGTTTGTCTCAAAGATGATGATAAAG ATGTGGAAAGTGTGATGAACAGCATCGTATCGCTGCTGTTGATCTTGGACACAGAGAAGCAAGAAGCTCTCATTGAGAGTCTGTGTGAGAAATTGGTCAAGTTCCACGAAGGAGAGAGACCTACCCTCAGAATGCAGTT GCTAAGTAACCTGTTCCATGGCATGGATGAGAATGCACCAGTCAGGTACACAGTCTTATGCAGCCTCACCAAAGTGGCAGCCGCCTGCAACGCCATCGCTTTCATCCCCACTGACCTTGATCAG GTGGCCAAGTGGATTGTTGACTGGAACCTGAATACAGAGAAGAAGCACACTCTTTTGAGGCTGGTGTATGAAGCACTGGTGGACTGCAAAAAAAG TGAGGCTGCAGCCAAAGTGATGGTGGAGTTGCTGGGAAGTTACACAGAGGATAATGCGTCTCAAGCACGCGTTGATGCTCACAG ATGCATAGTTCGTGCTCTAAAAGACCCCAACACCTTCTTGTTTGATCACCTACTCACTCTCAAGCCAGTGCGCTTTTTGGAGGGGGAGCTCATCCACGAC CTGTTGACTATATTTGTTAGTGCAAAGCTCGCGGCCTACGTCAAATTTTACCAGAATAACAAAGATTTCATTGACTCTCTCG GTCTGTCCCACGAGCAAAACATGGCCAAGATGCGTCTGCTCACGTTCATGGGCATGGCGGTGGAATTCAAGGAGATCTCCTTTGACACCATGCAACAGGAGCTTCTGATTGGGGCAGATGATGTTGAAGCTTTTGTCATTGATG CTGTTCGGACAAAGATGATCTGCTGCAAAATAGACCAGACACAGCAAAAAGTTGTTGTCAG CCACAGCACACACCGTACCTTCGGCAAGCAGCAGTGGCAGCAGCTGTTCGACAGCCTCAGCTCCTGGAAAGCCAACCTTGCAACTGTCAAGACCAGCCTGCAAACTCTGTCACCTTCTGCCTAG
- the prrg4 gene encoding transmembrane gamma-carboxyglutamic acid protein 4 — protein sequence MLVHLDLLVFVLLFFTCADLACVRRLRSIEDGSQDEVFVDEGEANSFLGRHLLFNRFDFEIFVPGNLERECNEEDCNYEEAREVFEDVPATNDFWKRYTAEKDKAAARVDITSLLVSLIVVGVIFVMLGLLSWYFCPGKCKNDFSQVSSVRVRPRSNAAVIIRRLEEMSLQPVLPPPAPMDEIEPPGLPSYEQAIAKGGQHDAPPPPYPGSRHGSVRR from the exons ATGTTAGTTCATCTTGACCTTCTCGTCTTCGTCCTGCTATTCTTCACCTGTGCAGATCTCGCCTGCGTCAGGAGGTTACGCTCAATAGAGGACGGTTCACAAGATGAAG TGTTTGTGGATGAAGGGGAGGCAAATTCATTCCTGGGTCGTCATCTGCTGTTCAACCGGTTCGACTTTGAAATTTTTGTCCCTGGAAACTTGGAAAGGGAGTGTAATGAAGAGGACTGCAATTACGAAGAAGCAAGGGAGGTCTTTGAAGATGTCCCGGCTACA AATGACTTTTGGAAGAGATACACTGCAG AGAAGGACAAGGCAGCCGCAAGGGTCGACATTACTTCCCTCCTGGTGTCGCTGATTGTCGTCGGGGTGATCTTTGTCATGTTGGGCCTACTCAGCTGGTATTTTTGTCCAGGCAAATGTAAGAACGACTTCAGTCAAGTGAG CTCAGTTCGGGTTCGTCCCAGGAGCAATGCCGCTGTCATCATACGTCGTCTAGAGGAGATGTCTTTACAACCAGTGCTACCACCACCGGCCCCGATGGATGAAATCGAGCCCCCGGGACTGCCCTCTTATGAGCAGGCTATCGCAAAAGGTGGACAACATGATGCCCCACCTCCTCCCTATCCAGG TTCACGACATGGAAGTGTTCGTCGGTAG
- the qser1 gene encoding glutamine and serine-rich protein 1, protein MMDSNYPSSSFADALAPAAQPAASWAYGRDSATIKQSSSYGAAQLDAGLLQRQSFTSVQQLPTYTTAHLAAATGALDTNINTSETSIMSFLSAMESRSSASLVAPFRPPSWTAGTNSSTTELYLTGALPSTATFPSPAALTNYQHTSPYTSKSYSTSSSLALQEPALSTSTNGLLSHQDSLLQLKPSQTALPTALAFNLSGPALGSILPVQSSTYRSAQESAPHLLQPQFNLPAPHIASQSYGATVFSGSVERALQRECSVIKHHQRPSTSHIASDQVSNSEDSLQRYYASGSEGGMSFRQDRPSETPESCSPSTEKDSSHRVNGALQHKADSVTQSYSCTTVPTTKEYSSKLASAGLEENHRISQSLVSQSPESYSNPGQKSNSVIANQLSSLMPSTLSQTYITTHSQSQPPHPSSGNLSSLYKTLPSLSSLSDTGASSTLVYTSGPVLSQEQYGVQVQGLCQGTLSESYSSSHSQNVTYTSESQERASVTQSKRYAPVQSINSSYQSTCGQSLSTSAQDYTLMPGSVGNKTLPVTISPQATVQTQQIYETVSATYPPTTEALNNNISSSLKDIKPTYGKATFEELPIQELQALQQASMEGLVANGTTAAPNNVIYIVSKMDDLHKTQSVIRDTSHSSDHLTQLNAEQHSHLSGQENANPKTTNSSISTSHVLLSPEPIKQHPVLIKSSEAQQPPQDHTHFITVPSAQVLVEPNQMIFLQQPLVHNPQMSSKVVSVQGLQSAQGLGPLNIQYLQMDRELMCPNVSASQSQQATVVSEQSSGCSDSSKDRYSQSAIHQSNDAKNHFALNSLCFSDSMLLVDDRNILSNVDDILAATVAACGVTPQDFAKGASSTEVQMAAMVSPVDAKTPFQTVDITQMSPSFSTAQQTIRPDTNSHAMAMTLNRAQISTDRQGQAVHHSNSSDLNTNGDGDSSESDYHSAGQVYDSSAFHSSVKSNEKWIKTENDSIECQRRQDFPQKEANSKSLTRSEVSGEDNVAYKPAKRTGQAKRPNSKGGDVSPSASQNAYDGCPQQERIRQKIREVEAKQPEVKTGFIGSFLDFIKSGPKQQYSPSPSRTVSRSKKPATLAKAPPPSCVFTPKIQTLPSSLISQQIQVTIAQQKPLDDELQRNLETLPSFSSDEEEHTGRNQALRNSISSVLSALDEPSERKAKPDNPSMLAKPVPVPTVPLTITDTRLPLIPTGAQMPNTVTTVTTSAIKQGPLTTPPGQLAVQLISVAIEGLTDEELSDSGGEGMYRERDEFVVRNEDIETLKGTLRAGSEPPAIWKVQKALLQKFVPELRDGKRVFFATNSYLGYFGDAKSMYQRVYVKFLDTVNKREYVRVCSRKPRCKPMNSLRGFQVKTLLGLTGGPFSSSQGQKPRPKPLKQRAEPPPKKRKKWKEALSPAASGSSAEEDALNPPVPFASRLLNTRTMKETFRSFVELLVSVALDEDVLAELERANDALLLPQMRRMDSLISDNRKRLLHKLHIEQALKTALDSLPEITVVTELTNDGETPAFKVRLGGMAYNRKTLKPDEMPNQVPQEYTVDQQKTQWVSLYHSLQHYKYHTYLMCRDEIATLRVQAGELGQEETIQKCLQNRAWLEGLFDRFGELINQVQQACR, encoded by the exons ATGATGGACAGTAACTACCCGAGCTCCAGCTTTGCGGACGCGCTGGCTCCGGCAGCACAGCCCGCAGCTTCTTGGGCCTATGGCCGCGACTCGGCTACCATCAAGCAGAG TTCCAGTTATGGTGCAGCACAGCTTGATGCAGGGCTCCTTCAACGGCAGAGCTTTACTTCAGTACAGCAGCTCCCCACCTACACTACAGCACATCTTGCTGCTGCCACAG GAGCACTTGACACAAACATTAATACTTCAGAGACCTCAATCATGAGTTTCCTTTCAGCCATGGAGTCAAGAAGTAGTGCCTCGCTCGTCGCTCCCTTTAGACCCCCATCGTGGACAGCAG GTACCAACTCATCAACCACAGAGCTATACCTGACTGGTGCTTTGCCTTCTACTGCCACATTTCCTTCTCCAGCTGCATTGACTAACTATCAACACACCAGTCCATATACTTCTAAGAGTTATTCCACCAGCTCTTCCCTGGCTCTTCAGGAGCCAGCCCTGAGCACTTCCACCAACGGTCTGTTGTCTCATCAGGACTCCCTCCTGCAACTCAAACCAAGCCAAACTGCGCTTCCAACTGCCCTGGCCTTTAACCTTTCTGGACCCGCTTTGGGCTCAATTCTACCAGTCCAGTCCTCCACGTACCGCTCAGCTCAGGAGTCGGCCCCCCACCTCCTGCAGCCACAGTTTAACCTTCCTGCACCCCATATAGCCTCACAATCCTACGGAGCCACTGTTTTCTCTGGCTCTGTCGAGAGAGCACTTCAGCGAGAATGTAGCGTGATTAAACACCACCAAAGACCTTCTACCAGCCACATAGCCTCGGACCAAGTATCCAATTCCGAGGACTCCTTACAGAGATACTATGCCTCTGGTAGTGAGGGAGGCATGTCCTTCCGACAAGACCGACCCAGTGAGACCCCGGAATCTTGCAGCCCTTCCACAGAAAAGGATTCATCTCATAGGGTCAATGGTGCCCTACAACACAAAGCGGACTCAGTCACCCAAAGCTATTCATGCACCACAGTGCCAACAACTAAAGAGTATTCCTCCAAGTTAGCTTCTGCTGGCCTTGAAGAGAATCACAGAATTTCTCAAAGCTTAGTATCTCAGTCCCCTGAGAGCTATTCCAACCCTGGGCAGAAGTCAAACTCTGTAATTGCCAACCAACTATCCAGCCTTATGCCTAGCACTTTGTCCCAAACCTATATCACAACACACAGCCAGTCGCAGCCCCCTCATCCTTCATCAGGCAATTTGTCCTCCCTTTATAAGACACTACCTTCTCTGTCTAGTCTGTCCGACACTGGGGCATCTTCGACTCTTGTGTACACTTCCGGTCCAGTGCTGAGCCAAGAACAGTATGGTGTCCAGGTTCAGGGTTTGTGTCAGGGGACTCTCTCAGAGAGCTATTCGTCGTCACACTCTCAGAATGTGACTTATACGTCAGAGTCACAGGAGCGGGCTTCCGTGACTCAGTCCAAGCGTTATGCCCCTGTACAATCCATAAACTCCTCTTACCAATCTACCTGTGGACAGAGTCTGTCCACATCTGCACAAGACTACACCCTGATGCCAGGCTCTGTGGGGAATAAAACACTTCCTGTCACCATTTCACCGCAGGCAACCGTGCAGACTCAACAGATTTATGAGACTGTATCTGCTACGTACCCACCAACTACTGAAGCTTTGAATAATAATATCAGCTCATCATTAAAGGACATCAAGCCGACATATGGAAAAGCCACATTTGAAGAACTTCCTATCCAGGAGCTGCAGGCTCTCCAACAGGCATCCATGGAGGGCTTGGTCGCAAACGGCACCACGGCAGCTCCCAACAATGTAATCTATATTGTTTCAAAGATGGATGATCTCCACAAAACGCAAAGTGTCATCAGAGACACTTCACATTCTAGTGACCATCTCACACAGTTGAATGCAGAACAGCACAGTCACCTCAGTGGACAAGAAAATGCCAATCCAAAAACAACCAACTCCAGTATTAGTACTTCACATGTACTTCTTAGCCCAGAACCAATTAAGCAGCATCCTGTCCTCATCAAATCATCGGAAGCGCAACAACCCCCCCAAGACCATACCCACTTTATCACTGTCCCAAGTGCTCAGGTTCTCGTGGAGCCTAACCAGATGATTTTTCTTCAGCAGCCCCTTGTGCACAATCCCCAGATGTCTTCAAAGGTTGTATCAGTGCAAGGTCTTCAATCAGCCCAGGGCTTGGGCCCTCTTAATATCCAGTACCTCCAGATGGATCGGGAACTGATGTGTCCCAATGTCTCTGCAAGCCAAAGCCAGCAGGCCACAGTTGTGTCTGAGCAGAGCTCGGGATGCTCCGACTCTTCTAAAGACCGTTACAGCCAGTCAGCTATTCACCAGTCAAATGATGCTAAGAACCACTTTGCCCTTAACTCTCTTTGCTTCTCGGACTCCATGTTACTTGTCGATGACAGGAATATTTTATCAAACGTTGACGACATACTGGCTGCTACTGTGGCTGCTTGCGGCGTCACACCGCAAGACTTTGCCAAAGGTGCATCTTCCACAGAAGTTCAAATGGCAGCAATGGTGAGTCCTGTTGATGCCAAGACTCCCTTTCAGACTGTGGATATAACGCAAATGTCACCGAGTTTCTCAACAGCTCAACAGACGATCCGCCCAGACACTAATTCCCACGCCATGGCGATGACACTAAATCGTGCGCAGATCTCTACAGACCGCCAAGGGCAGGCCGTTCACCACAGCAACAGTTCTGATCTCAACACAAATGGGGATGGAGACAGCTCTGAAAGTGACTATCACTCAGCGGGGCAGGTTTACGACTCCTCCGCTTTCCACAGCAGTGTCAAAAGTAATGAAAAGTGGATTAAAACTGAGAATGACTCCATAGAATGCCAAAGGAGACAGGATTTCCCCCAAAAGGAAGCCAACTCTAAGTCTTTGACAAGGTCAGAGGTTTCTGGAGAAGATAATGTAGCATATAAACCAGCCAAGCGCACTGGGCAGGCAAAGCGGCCTAACTCCAAGGGCGGCGACGTCAGCCCATCTGCTTCACAAAATGCATATGACGGTTGTCCACAGCAAGAGAGAATCAGGCAGAAGATTCGGGAAGTGGAAGCCAAACAACCAGAGGTGAAAACTGGTTTCATTGGCTCTTTCTTGGACTTCATCAAATCTGGCCCCAAACAGCAGTACTCCCCAAGTCCTTCAAGAACTGTTAGCCGCTCCAAAAAGCCTGCTACCTTGGCCAAAGCGCcaccaccatcatgtgttttcACCCCTAAAATTCAGACTCTGCCAAGTTCTCTGATTTCCCAGCAAATTCAGGTCACGATTGCTCAGCAGAAACCTCTGGATGATGAGCTGCAAAGGAACTTGGAGACACTGCCGTCATTTAGCTCCGATGAAGAGGAGCACACGGGAAGAAACCAGGCACTGAGGAACAGCATCAGCTCAGTGCTCTCTGCCCTTGATGAGCCTTCAGAACGGAAAGCCAAGCCAG ATAACCCCAGTATGCTGGCAAAACCAGTCCCAGTTCCCACTGTGCCGCTCACCATCACCGACACCCGCTTGCCACTAATACCCACTGGTGCTCAAATGCCAAACACAGTCACCACAGTAACAACATCCGCCATCAAGCAGGGGCCCCTCACAACGCCGCCTGGCCAGCTCGCTGTTCAGTTAATAAGTGTGGCAATCGAGGGACTGACTGATGAGGAGCTGTCGGACAGTGGAGGGGAAGGAATGTATCGGGAAAGAGACGAGTTTGTTGTAAGGAATGAGGATATTGAGACCTTGAAG GGGACATTGCGTGCAGGAAGTGAGCCTCCTGCCATCTGGAAAGTCCAGAAAGCTTTGCTGCAGAAATTTGTGCCAGAGCTAAGAGACGGAAAGCGTGTCTTCTTTGCTACAAACAGT TATCTTGGATACTTTGGTGATGCTAAAAGTATGTACCAAAGGGTCTATGTGAAGTTTCTGGACACGGTTAACAAAAGGGAATATGTCAGAGTATGCAGTCGGAAGCCGCGCTGCAAGCCCATGAACTCACTCAG GGGTTTTCAAGTGAAGACTTTGCTGGGCTTGACAGGCGGCCCCTTCTCGTCATCTCAAGGACAAAAGCCTCGTCCCAAACCCCTCAAGCAACGAGCAGAGCCCCCACCCAAGAAGAGGAAAAAATGGAAGGAGGCGTTGTCACCCGCTGCCTCGGGATCATCCGCTGAAGAAGATG CGTTAAACCCCCCAGTGCCTTTCGCTTCGCGACTTCTCAACACGCGAACTATGAAGGAGACTTTCAGGAGCTTTGTGGAGCTGCTCGTCAGCGTTGCCCTTGACGAAGATGTGCTGGCTGAACTTGAGCGAGCCAACG ATGCGCTGCTGCTACCACAGATGAGGAGGATGGACAGCTTAATCAGTGATAACAGAAAACGCCTGCTTCATAAGCTGCACATTGAGCAAGCCCTTAAG ACGGCACTGGACAGTTTGCCAGAGATTACGGTGGTTACGGAGCTGACAAACGATGGGGAAACACCTGCCTTCAAAGTCCGACTTGGTGGAATGGCCTACAACAGAAAGACCTTGAAGCCTGACGAGATGCCTAATCAAGTGCCGCAA GAGTACACGGTGGACCAGCAAAAAACCCAGTGGGTTTCGCTGTATCACTCTCTACAGCACTACAAGTACCACACATACCTCATGTGTAGGGATGAG ATCGCCACACTGCGTGTGCAGGCGGGTGAGCTGGGGCAGGAGGAAACCATACAGAAGTGCCTGCAGAATAGAGCTTGGCTGGAGGGGCTCTTTGACCGTTTTGGGGAGCTGATCAATCAAGTGCAGCAGGCCTGCCGATGA